Genomic window (Primulina eburnea isolate SZY01 chromosome 8, ASM2296580v1, whole genome shotgun sequence):
GTTCAGTTCACACTGATCATTAATGCTCTCCCATAACTTATTCAGCTTGAAATTCTCCTCCTTTTTTCCCCGAATTGTCTATTCTGTCACGTTAAGACACGTACtaaattttttaatgaattgGCATAATtagtaatatatattttttatgagaGTGATCATCAATCCCACTACATAGTTCCGAattaatatttcgaatttatttatttggagGATTTAGTTTAGGTGGATCTTATACTTTTTCGAAGCCTGAATTTTATATTGGGAATTGTATCAGAGTAGGCGTCTCGTGATATTCATGAGACGAGAAGAGTCATGTCCAGTCGGATACGAGATTTGTTTCACAAATTTGACCCATGAGCCAATTTCATAAAATTTTACATAAAAGGTTATGTAATAGATTTCAATTATATTCAAGAGGATATAAATTGAAACTCATGTTTGAATCCAAGTATAATCTAAATGTAAATTGGAACTTCATTCCATATCCACTATCCAGATTCTCCACCCTTAAAGCTTAAATAACTACTCGGTTCACAAATACTGTGGAAGCAAGCTCTTCATTACATATCCACGTTTGGCTAGGCTGGCGGACTGCGTCCGGGATGTAGCACAAATGTTCTACTCGTTCTGCTCATAATtgagtcatttgtaaactccacgctccagatgtctATTTCTGGGCGTGAGAGGGTGTATTAATTGTCCTACAtcagttggataaataacctgggagttgtatatatgggcttggacaatcctccctctTTAAGCTAGCTTTtaggttgagttaggtccaagttccaatcttaacagttCGTTAGTATACACGGACGTTAGCTATTTCAAAACTTTGGCAAACTGAGTTTTTAGTTAATGTCTTGAACTTGGTGTTACACGTGAACATTTGGATTGACTAAGATTTCCTATCTATAATAACTATTTGATAGATTTTAaatttcccaatttaaaattttaagtttttaaatCCTTGTAATAAATCCAAGGTCAGCAAATCAAAGACAACTCGAGTAAAAAGTTGATCGGCCTCACATCTTTTCATGCTTTTTGGGACTGGTTTTAAGATAGTACAAAATCTCTAGGCCATGGCCATGTTGCAATCAATTCCCCTAACGTGAGGTGTCATTCCACGATCTCATTATtaccaaaataaaataatgatagCAAGACAAATAAGAGAAGTTTCCAGGTCGATTGCCTAAGATCTGCTTGCTTCGGAATATGCAAATTATTCATTGTTTATTTTGAAATCATAAACATATCTATTTCGAATATTTCGTGGGCTGATTTAAAATTTCGTgggttgatttttttttttttaatatatgagATCTTTCTTGTATGCTATATTACATATTTTTATCGTATTAATGTTAATAATCAATCATTCCTATATATTATTTTGCATTTTGTCTTAGAAATTAGAGACTCAGTCTAGATTTATGGATCTTGGCTTTCAATAATTTGCATACAAGACTATTCCTcccaaaataaattaaaatatttttttgtatattttatttaaattcacTTTACTAGATGTGTTGGCatacaaataaaaattttaaaaaacggggggaaattaaaaaaaaaaacgggGGAAAAGGATAACTTGTCTCGACAAAAATTAGAAGAAGACAGAGAGAAAGTTATTCGGCTTAATTAATGTATCGGATATACTATTCTACCACacaaattaaatttttagtagaaaataatttttttgcccACAGAAATGTGTGATAGGTTTTTTAAtcgataatataaataaaattatataagaaaattattttaacacCCTTTTGCTTTATATCTTTATTTGTACATGTAACAtgtgtgttatctttacttggTATAATGAAGTACATATTATTGGAGTGCAACAATTATTTTCGTTTATAAAGTTATTAAAACAGCGATGTTAGAAATTGGaattattaaatggttttattaAGTTGTAACGTTCATAGACACTAACTATAATTTTTGGTAGCATTGTATCAGACGATATTAATATCATGAGATCATTTGCATGAGTAATAAGTTTATGTAATTATCAAAAAGCGTTGAAAATAAGAATCTTTCATAGAGGGTGATCGAAACTTATCGTTTGAGTTAACACGGTTTATATGATTTGTGATATAATGCTACTGCTaactatattaaaaaaataagtgTAAAGAGGCAAGTTTGCAGTTCAACAAACATTATATTATAGTTTATAAAAAGTTTAATATAAGTaagaaattttaataatttatgttTCTACCAAACGAATTGATTAAGCATTTGCATATGAGCTCACCTACTAGCTAGGACCACACCCAATGAGGACTGCTTTCCTTATAatattgaaattaattttaatttaatttactatttttaaaaagttttGTATACATCATTGGAGAACTTTCTTGATTTAAAAATGTCGACTGAATCTGGGTCCCAAATATGTGAGCTAGCTGATTCTATATCGTTCAATTTTTTATCAAGTTATATAGAGATTTTTGTCATCAATTTCCAATTGTTTGAAATTTAAAATCACCTTGCACATGCACTTTACAAATTACAtagttttatattaaataaaaaatatatttgttgAACTGCCTAATTTATGTTCAATTTTTCTCATCGAGTAAGttttctgtgagacggtctcacgaatctttatctgtgagacgggtcaatcctactgatatttacaataaaaagtaatactcttaatataaaaagtaatactttttcatgaatgactcaaataaaatattcgtcaaagtaatactcttaatataaaaattaatactttttcatgaatgaaccaaataagatatatgtctcacaaaatatgacctgtaagaccgtctcacacaagtttttgcatttCTCATCAAGTGCAACTCAATATATTCTAAAATATATATAGTATCATCTATATTCCATTATAGATTTTTCCCATATTGAGCACattaatctttttcttttttgtatATGAATTATTGGTTAAAATTTGTGTTATTATGGTGAGACCAAGAATTCCCCAAAGGCCTTAGACTATTATTATTAATGTCATatcatttaataaattataaacagtAGATGATGGGTATAGGAAACTCCCCCAAATTGATCTTATATTCTATCTATTTCAAAAGATAGATAGCCATATGTCATCCcataaaaacaaattttaaaacttaagaGTTAATGTAATGATAATTATGTAAATTGGAGTCTTTTCGGCTGATACACCACGTAAATCCAAAAGGTGGCTGCCCAGTTCAACCTCTCGAATATTCTTCATTCGTCTCGCAGAACAGTCTCCAAACTACTACGAACAATCAGATGCAAATCGGCCACAAGACGTATCCAGACGGATTATGTTGCTTCGTCGATCATTATTTCACTAAACAATTAAGGATCGAGATTCATTCTCACGCATATATTTTTTGATTCTAAGATATAACGCATAAGTTGGATGACATGGCTTAGATTATTATATTCATCGTTTAAAATGTCTTAATAAATCTTTCCGAATATATGAACATCTGTCTATCTATCTAGATAGCCAAAAGGTTTCGGCGTTTCGTTGAGGAATATACCATTTACATCCATCGATCGTGAGACTCATTCGGAACTACCAACATCAACCTCACCACGTATATAgatatttatgtatatataataatttgtgTATATATACCAGCAAGACATCTATATATCCAATCACATCAAATAGATCATTTGACGTGGCCTTATCCAGTCGGGTACGTGCCAGTCAATTATTATGTTTTTGGCTTACCCCTTAGCTGTAGCCTGGCTCCACTGCCCAACCCATATTccacaattttaattttttttaaattattaggCCGCAGATTTCCACTGGGAACCGGATAGACCAGTCGCCCCTAGGCGCTATTTTCCAATATAAGCATGCACCCCAGGCTCGGTTGTCTCACTCACTTCGTCGACTACTCCATTTTCTGATCCTTGCAGAAGCCATGCCGCAGTCCAGCGAGTACTTCAACACTCCCCTCCGCCGCGTCGCGTTCGGTAACCGCAACGAATTCAGCCAGCCCGGCGCTGTGAAGGCGGCGTTGGCAGAGTTCATCAGCACCCTAATCTTCGTTTTCGCTGGAACTGGCTCTGGCTTGGCTTATAACAAGCTTACCGGGTCCGGACCAGCCTCTCCGTCCGGTCTTGTCGCGGCGGCGATTGCTCATGGTTTCGCACTGTTCGTGGCGGTTGCTGTTGCTGCTAACATCTCCGGCGGTCACGTCAACCCTGCGGTCACTTTCGGATTGTTTGTTGGTGGGAATATCAGTCTTATTCGTGGTGTTCTGTATATTATCGCTCAGTTGCTTGGCTCCATCGTCGCCGTCTTACTCCTCACCGTGTCGACTGGTACCTGGGTATGTTTGTTCCTTTTGGTAGTGAATTTTTTTCAAACTCTTTCACGGCTCCGATTTCACCTTTCTTAAGTCTACCTTTTGTTTTGTTCTTATAATAGTCAAAACGTTGGATATTGTTAACGTATCTGGCCGTGAAAGAGTATATTTTCACGTGAAAAGTCATAAGATCGATGATTTTGGTGGATTTTTCTTGATATCGAGAATGATTACATGACAACCGTTCTTACATGTTAAACAGGCAATCCCTACATTCGGCGTCACCGGAGTATCAGTATGGAGTGCGTTCGTTTTCGAAATTGTGATGACTTTCGGGCTTGTGTACACTGTGTACGCCACCGCTGCTGACCCAAAGAAAGGTGAAATCGGAATCATAGCACCCATTGCAATCGGTTTAATCGTTGGAGCCAACATCCTGGCCGGCGGACCTTTCACCGGTGCCGCAATGAATCCCGCTGTGGCGTTCGGCCCTGCTTTGGTGAGCTTCACATGGTCTTACCACTGGATTTACTGGGCCGGACCACTGATCGGCGGCGGGCTCGCCGGAATTGTGTATGAGGTCTTCTTCATCAGCCATTCTCACGAGCAAGTGCCCGGCGATGATTACTGAGTGCCATCGAAAGAGACTTGCATGTTCTCATACTTTGTTTGATATCTCTGTATTTGCTTAATTTGTGAGGTTTTCTTTTGTCCATCCTTTCGCTTGTCTTTGTGCTATGAATTGTACCACGTGAGTTTGATATGTTGTAGGCCTTCCCTTTTAGCCAAATAAagaattatattatttatttatgaataataataaaaataataataataataacaaaaggCCATTGAAATAATTTTGAGGAGCTATTAAATTTGAAGtaaatgttttattagttgTCAACATATACTTTTTGCAAGGACTGTATATCCCAAAGTAGTAGAAATAATAAactttttcatttaaaaatgtAACAAAAGAGAAGACCATTCGAGCTAGCACACCGACTCAAATATATTAATGGGGCATTTATTTGGTTTGGTAATTGACATTTTTTATACAGTATATAATACTATATCAAAAACCTATATCGTAGTTGGTTGAGTAGGTGATTTATTATTTGTGGTTAgaagtttatttttttattaacatttTTTCGAACGAGCCATAGTATGTCGAAGTGTAGCGAGTGTGTATTCCAtagttggaaaaaaaaaaaactaaattatGTACAATTTGTGTGTGACTTTCTTACCTTAATGGTATAAAGAGGTTGTAAATTGGTTTATGAACTTTTTTCATGTAATCGGTTAGAATATTCCAGGTTTGGTATGATATTGTATAGATCATTTTGTGAATTCTCATCAAATTTTTATTGTTAGATAACCAAAAGTATATCGGGCCACTTTGGTGAACAAATTTTTGAATCGGGTATTTATTTTCATTGAATTTGATCAATTAATGGATTAAGTTTTATAACAAATTTTATCAGTGAGTAAAAGTTATAATAATTTTGTCATTATAGTGATTAGTTTCTAAATCAATCAATAACATTTATCTACATTCAACAgcgatttatttatttaaagttggtcaacaaaataaaaatagacaCAAGTAATAATTTGCTAAATAGATTGTCGAAATATCTTCTCACATATACCATACTAgctaggtttttttttttcaccaaaaaaaaacattttgagACGATTTTACGGATTATTTTTACGAGACAGatcttaggcaaaaacttgtgtgagacggtatcacgtatcgtattttatgagacagatgtcttgtttgggtcatccatgaaaaaatattactttttattgtaaaaattTGTAAAATTGACACGTTACTCAGATAAAGATTAATGAGAACGTTATATCTTGAAGTTGATatgattcataaaaaaaaatatatatatacaaacatttcatcatatacttttttttttttttttaacgttTCAAGAGCCTGAGAAAATGATTGATATTCATGAAATAAAAGATATTCAGGAttacaaaattatatttaaaatgatTTGTTTTAGTGGTGGGCACCAGAAGGTGACACCTTTTCCACATCTCGAAGACTCGGCCGctggtttttcaaaataaaggaCAAAGAATAGAATTACCTCGCCGTCCCTTTTCTACGGACAAAGCCAACTTATTTGCTACATACGTCACGTTGCAAAGGATAGAggaaattattaattaaataatttagtgctaaatatgattttattgaataGGAATTCGGCTTTGGTTATTGCTATTAATATGGATAGTATTTTTGtctatttaatatatgatacaTCAATTGAATGATGAATTATGATCATTCATTTATATATTATCATGATTGAATGGATGACCATGATACAAAACTATGAATTTTAGGAAAATTCGGGATTTATTATTTAAGGTCCATAAAAATAAGGGGAAATACACAGAATTAGTAGAAATAAAGTGAAAAATCGAATTAATTGTGGTTATATTTTGggtaatttgtagaaaaatacATCTGTCCAAGATTAATTTAACATTCAGTACCCAAcagtttttttttgaaatttagtaCCTGACAAAACACCAACTTAGCTTTTACTACATATTTCATGcatttttacatttttaccctttcaattaataaaaaaagtatataaatacttattttggtTGCACATCTTCTCTTTCCACTCATCAATCCCGATTCATTTGGATGacttgtatatttaatttaaatattttttattaaaaaaaacaaattcacaactaattgaattttttgaaatacttagttttacttatgaaatacttaatttcaattttaaaatacttgatttagtaaatgaaatactcagaatgtttattaaaaactggatattcgaatatacatttaaaaaaaaaccgcaactaattgaattttttgaaatacttagttttacttgtcaaatacttaatttcaattttaaaatacttgatttagtaaatgaaatactcagaatgtgtattaaaaacctggatattcgagtatgcattttaaaaaaaaactttacgcaactaattgaattttttgaaatacttagttttacttatgaaatacttaatttaaattttaaaatacttgatttagtaaatgaaatactcagaatgtgtattaaaaagctggatatttgaatatgcatttaaaaaaaaaatcgtaactaactgaattttttgaaatacttagttttacttgtgaaatacttacttttaattttaaaactacttgatttagaaaatgaaatactcagaatgtgtattaaaaactggatattcgaatatgcatttaaaaaaaaaaacaaatttgcaactaattgaatttttgaaatacttagttttacttatgaaatacttaattttaattttaaaatacttgatttattaaatgaaatactcagaatgtgtattaaaaagctggatattcgaatatgcatttaaaaaacaaaaacaaattcgcaactaattgaattttttgaaatacttagttttatttgtgaaatacttaatttaaattttaaaatacttgatttagtaaatgaaatactcagaatgtgtattaaaaagctggatattcgaatatgcatttaaaaaaaaaaaatcgtaactaactgaattttttgaaatacttagttttacttgtgaaatacttacttttaattttaaaactacttgatttagaaaatgaaatactcagaatgtgtattaaaaactggatattcaaatatgcatttaaaaaaaaacaaattcgcaaataattgaatttttgaaatacttagttttacttatgaaatacttaattttaattttaaaatacttgattgtattaaaaagctggatattcgaatatgcatttaaaaaacaaaaataaattcgtaactaattgaattttttgaaattcttagttttatttgtgaaatacttaattgtaattttaaaatacttgatttagtaaatgaaatactcagaatgtgtattaaaaaactggatattcgaatatacatttaaaaaaaaaatcgcaactaattgaattttttgaaatacttagttttacttgtgaaatacttaattttaattttaaaatacttgatttagtaaatgaaatactcagaatgtgtattaaaaagctggatattcgaatatgcatttaaaaaaaaaacaaattcgcaactaattgaattttttgaaatacttagttttacttgtgaaataattaatttcaattttaaaatacttgattttgtaaatgaaatactcagaatgtgtattaaaaaactggatattcgaatatacaacgcaagttcaccaaatgctcgcatttccatccaagatccatttggatgaaatgtttatttcatttaattatttttttttttttgttaaaaatcaaattcgcaactaagcattgaactttttcaagtacctagttttacttgcgaaatacctaatttcaattttaaaatacttgatttggtaaatgagatactcagaatgagtattaaaatactggaaattcgaatatgcaacgtaagttcaccaaatgctcgcattctatccaagatgcatttggatgacatgttcattttatttatatattttctttattttttttaaaaaaaattcgcaactaagtattgaactttttcaagtacttagttttatctgcgaaataattaatttcagttttaaaatacttgatttggtagatgagatactcataatgagtattaaaatactggatattcgaatatgtagcgtaaattcaccaagtgctcacgtttccatccaagatgcatttggatgacatgttcaaggacttttcagcagccacaaagctttgaaaaagaaaaaaggcttAGAGCGAAGATTTGTAGATTTCCGGACAATGTTCTTCAAGAGAATATCCCGTGATAGGAACAAGTAACTTAATCCgtgtatttaaaatttacagataaatatgaagtcggatatacgtcgatagtcatagttcagtaggtcgaaagctagtggatttaataaaacgacatgcaattcacccttgataaataattaaagagatttaattacttcattgagttgaattagtttggcatagcttgagagggcgtgttcaattggatatgaaatctcgtcgaaagcatagatcattgtcgaacgAATTAAGTAGTTTAGCGAGgggtaaatgaaatacttagaatgttgtattaaaatactggccAATCATGACTGaatttacgttgcatattcgaatatccagtattctatcacatattatgagtatctcaattaccaaatcaattattttaaaattaaaattaggtatttcgcaaataaaagtaagtacttcaaaatgttccatgtttagtgatcgagcaaaactttcattgtaaaattcttagtgatcgagcaaaacttcaaaatgttcaatgcttagttgcgaattttttttaaaaaaaaataaagaaaatatctaaataaaatgaacatgtcatccaaatgcatcttggatagaaTGTGAGCATTtgatgaacttacgttgcatattcgaattttcagtattttaatactcattctgagtatctcatttaccaaatcaagtattttaaaattgaaattaggtatttcgcaaataaaagtaagtacttgacaaagttcaatgcttagttgcgaaattatttttttaacaataaaaaaaataattaaatgaaatgaacatgtcatccaaatagatcttggatggaaatgcgagcatttggtgaacttgcgttgtatattcgaatatccggttttttatacacattctgagtatttcatttactaaatcaagtattttaaaaattaaaattaagtatttcacaactaaaagtaattatttcaaaaaattcaattagttgcgacttttttttaaatgcatattcgaatatccagttttttaatatacattctgagtatttcatttacaaaatcaaatattttaaaattgaaattaattatttcacaagtaaaactaagtatttcaaaaaattcaattagttgcgaatttgtttcttttaaatgcatatttgaatatccagtttttaatacacattatgagtatttcatctactaaatcaagtattttaaaattaaaattaagtatttcacaagtaaaactaagtatttaaaaaattcaattagttgcgaattttttttttaaatgcatattcgaatatccaattttttaatacacattctgagtatttcatttactaaatcaagtattttaaaatgaaatgaacatgtcatccaaatgtatcttgaaaggaaatgcgagcatttggtgaacttacgttacatattcgaatatccagtattttaatgcaacattctaagtatttcatttacccTTCGCTAAACTACTTAATTGgttcgacaatgatctatgctttcgacgagatttcatatccaattgaacacgccctctcaagctatgccaaactaattcaactcagtgaagtaattaaatctctttaattatttatcaagggtgaattgcatgtcgttttattaaatccactagctttcgacctactgaactatgactatcgacgtatatccgacttcatatttatctgtaaattttaaatacacGGATTAAGTTACTTGTTCCTATCACGGGATATTCTCTTAAAGAACATTGTCcggaaatcttcaaatcttcgctctaagccttttttctttttcaaagctttgtggctgctgaaaagtccttgaacatgtcatccaaatgcatcttggatggaaacgtgagcacttggtgaatttacgctacatattcgaatatccagtattttaatactcattatgagtatctcatctaccaaatcaagtattttaaaactgaaattaattatttcgcagataaaactaagtacttgaaaaagttccatacttagttgcgaatttttttttaaaaaaataaagaaaatatataaataaaatgaacatgtcatccaaatgcatattggatagaatgcgagcatttggtgaacttacgttgcatattcgaattttcagtattttaatactcattctgagtatctcatttaccaaatcaagtattttaaaattgaaattaggtatttcgcaagtaaaactaggtacttgaaaaagttcaatgcttagttgcgaatttgatttttaacaaaaaaaaataattaaatgaaataaacatttcatCCAAATgaatcttggatggaaatgcgagcatttggtgaacttgcgttgtatattcgaatatccagttttttaatacacattctgagtatttcatttacaaaatcaagtattttaaaattgaaattaattatttcacaagtaaaactaagtatttcaaaaaattcaattagttgcgaatttgtttttttttttttaaatgcatattcgaatatctagctttttaatacacattctgagtatttcatttactaaatcaagtattttaaaattaaaattaagtatttcacaagtaaaactaagtatttcaaaaaattcaattagttgcgattttttttttaaatgtttattcgaatatccagttttttaatacacattctgagtatttcatttactaaatcaagtattttaaaattacaattaagtatttcacaaataaaactaagtatttcaaaaaattcaattagttacgaatttatttttgttttttaaatgcatattcgaatatccagctttttaatacacattctgagtatttcatttaataaatcaaatattttaaaattaaaattaagtatttcataagtaaaactaagtatttcaaaaattcaattaattgcgaatttgtttttttttaaatgcatatttgaatatccagtttttaatacacattctgagtatttcattttctaaatcaagtagttttaaaattaaaagtaagtatttcacaagtaaaactaagtatttcaaaaaattcagttagttacgatttttttttaaaatgcatattcgaatatccagctttttaatacacattgtgagtatttcatttactaaatcaagtattttaaaatttaaattaagtatttcacaaataaaactaagtatttcaaaattagttgcgaatttgtttttgttttttaaatgcatattcgaatatccagctttttaatacacattctgagtatttcatttaataaatcaagtattttaaaattaaaattaagtatttcataagtaaaactaagtatttcaaaaattcaattagttgcgaatttgtttttttttttaaaatgcatattcgaatatccagtttttaatacacattctgagtatttcattttctaaatcaagtagttttaaaattaaaagtaagtatttcccaagtaaaactaagtatttcaaaaaattcagtttgttacgatttttttttaaatgcatattcgaatatccagctttttaatacacattctgagtatttcatttattaaatcaagtattttaaaattgaaattaagtatttcataagtaaaactaagtatttcaaaaaattcaattagttgtgaatttgttttttttttaataaaaaatatttaaattaaatatacaagtCATCCAAATGAATCGGGATTGATGAGTGGAAAGAGAAGATGTGCAaccaaaataagtatttatatactttttttattaattgaaagggtaaaaatgtaaaaatgCATGAAATATGTAGTAAAAGCTAAGTTGGTGTTTTGTCAGGtactaaatttaaaaaaaaaactgttgggtactgaatcttaaattaATCTTGCACAGATgtatttttctacaaattaccCTTATATTTTGCTATTATTTTCGGTTGCAGTATTTCGAAAAGAAAATGCTTTGGTGATAGACTAGTTTCTTGCTAGTCGCTATACTGCCATACAAATGAATTGGCCAAATTCAATGTGCGGCATGAATAATGTTGAATTATTACAGATTGTTAATTACGTGATT
Coding sequences:
- the LOC140839983 gene encoding aquaporin TIP1-1-like, with amino-acid sequence MPQSSEYFNTPLRRVAFGNRNEFSQPGAVKAALAEFISTLIFVFAGTGSGLAYNKLTGSGPASPSGLVAAAIAHGFALFVAVAVAANISGGHVNPAVTFGLFVGGNISLIRGVLYIIAQLLGSIVAVLLLTVSTGTWAIPTFGVTGVSVWSAFVFEIVMTFGLVYTVYATAADPKKGEIGIIAPIAIGLIVGANILAGGPFTGAAMNPAVAFGPALVSFTWSYHWIYWAGPLIGGGLAGIVYEVFFISHSHEQVPGDDY